The uncultured Desulfobulbus sp. genome window below encodes:
- a CDS encoding universal stress protein, whose amino-acid sequence MKTIVAAVDASESSRLLFRETLVLAASIRATVVVVSVTPHYEGNMNRMCLENTDDLLSEPGRKILAESKEYAQSLGLDLETIHRQGKVSREILSVAREKNAAVIVLGCARRHQIERMLLGRTTAEVIAESPCDVMLLPEQSTIRLSNILVGLDGASANQRVQKRALDIARSYGGKVTGLYAIYLPTEKALRYGVIRDAEDGARGVLKAFEQRALELDVTASTTISWDPPEKALVEYSAAKDVDIIVVGAETNASLLDLWGGSLVERLASSTCCPVLIAQCSEKNSQSKAGASAFVFEE is encoded by the coding sequence ATGAAAACGATTGTAGCAGCTGTTGATGCTTCAGAATCCAGCCGACTTCTGTTTCGAGAAACTCTGGTTCTTGCGGCTTCCATTCGTGCCACTGTGGTGGTGGTCTCGGTGACCCCTCACTACGAAGGCAACATGAATCGTATGTGCTTGGAAAACACAGATGACCTCCTGAGTGAACCAGGCCGAAAAATTCTCGCAGAATCAAAAGAGTATGCTCAATCACTGGGGCTCGACCTCGAGACCATTCATCGTCAGGGGAAAGTTTCCCGCGAAATACTCTCTGTGGCCCGTGAAAAAAATGCGGCTGTTATTGTTCTGGGCTGCGCTAGAAGGCACCAGATAGAGCGCATGCTGCTTGGCCGGACGACAGCCGAGGTTATAGCCGAGAGTCCCTGTGATGTCATGCTCCTCCCGGAACAGTCAACCATACGCCTCTCCAATATACTTGTTGGTCTTGATGGGGCGTCGGCTAACCAGAGAGTACAGAAGCGAGCTCTGGATATCGCTCGCAGCTATGGCGGGAAGGTGACGGGCCTCTATGCCATTTATCTGCCGACTGAGAAAGCACTCCGCTACGGGGTCATTCGTGATGCCGAGGACGGCGCAAGGGGAGTACTTAAAGCATTTGAGCAGCGAGCCCTTGAACTCGATGTGACTGCCTCGACAACAATCAGTTGGGATCCGCCTGAAAAAGCGCTGGTGGAGTATAGTGCCGCTAAGGACGTGGATATTATCGTTGTTGGGGCTGAGACCAACGCCTCTCTGCTTGATTTATGGGGGGGGAGCTTGGTTGAGCGGTTGGCCTCCTCGACCTGTTGCCCGGTTCTCATTGCGCAATGCAGTGAGAAAAACAGTCAATCTAAGGCCGGCGCAAGCGCTTTTGTTTTTGAAGAGTAA
- a CDS encoding YkgJ family cysteine cluster protein, translated as MPRSNTPQTDLEDTATWKKYSAKLCTTCNATCCSLPVEIQAVDLVRMGLMESCEQEGDLKFVARRLMKKRVIEHFHHKSGTFTLARMANGDCIYLDPQSRRCTIYDKRPDTCRNHPRIGPRSGFCAFTPRKAA; from the coding sequence ATGCCCCGATCCAATACCCCGCAGACCGACCTCGAAGACACCGCTACCTGGAAAAAATACAGCGCTAAATTATGTACAACCTGTAACGCGACCTGTTGCAGCCTCCCCGTTGAGATACAGGCTGTTGATCTCGTCCGTATGGGGCTGATGGAGTCCTGCGAGCAGGAAGGCGATCTCAAATTTGTGGCGAGAAGGCTGATGAAAAAACGTGTAATTGAGCATTTTCATCATAAATCAGGAACATTCACCCTCGCTCGGATGGCAAATGGTGACTGTATCTACCTTGATCCGCAATCGAGGCGGTGCACCATCTACGACAAGCGTCCCGATACCTGCCGAAACCATCCCCGTATTGGCCCCCGTTCGGGATTTTGCGCCTTTACTCCGCGGAAAGCAGCTTGA
- a CDS encoding LuxR C-terminal-related transcriptional regulator has protein sequence MSADAMYKVIVNSLSTHVAVLDENGIIVETNRAWQEFARKNGMPEPVNCVGVNYLSTCESGTCDEDEGHLISRAIRQVIAGEIEEFLTQYPCHSPQEKRWYSLRVVPYRDRLVKRVLVTHEDVTPIMLAQEKLRLKEQELQAQTEKLEETNIALKVLLEQRQRDRVQMEERIVANIRELAMPALEKLTKSSLDQRQLNLVDIVTNHLEEVVSPFLQRLSTVNLLLTPQEIEVATLVRQGKSSQEIADVLGVSLATISFHRKKLRSKLGLSNKGTNLRTYLLSLT, from the coding sequence ATGTCAGCCGATGCAATGTATAAGGTTATAGTCAATTCACTTTCCACCCATGTGGCAGTGCTTGACGAAAACGGTATCATCGTGGAGACCAACAGAGCCTGGCAGGAATTCGCCAGAAAAAACGGCATGCCCGAACCTGTGAATTGCGTGGGGGTGAACTATCTCTCTACCTGCGAATCCGGCACCTGTGATGAAGATGAGGGACATCTGATCAGCCGCGCTATCCGCCAGGTCATTGCGGGGGAGATCGAAGAGTTTCTGACCCAGTATCCCTGCCACTCCCCTCAGGAAAAAAGGTGGTACAGCCTGCGGGTGGTCCCCTACCGTGACCGACTGGTCAAGCGCGTTCTGGTCACCCATGAAGACGTCACCCCTATTATGCTTGCCCAGGAGAAATTACGGCTGAAAGAACAGGAACTGCAAGCGCAAACGGAGAAGCTTGAGGAAACCAATATCGCCCTCAAGGTACTGCTGGAACAAAGACAGCGGGATCGGGTGCAGATGGAAGAGCGCATTGTCGCCAACATTCGTGAGTTGGCTATGCCCGCCTTGGAAAAACTGACAAAGAGTTCGCTTGATCAGCGGCAGCTCAATCTGGTTGACATTGTGACCAACCATCTTGAAGAGGTGGTGTCCCCTTTTCTCCAGCGCCTCTCCACCGTCAACCTGCTGCTTACGCCCCAGGAAATCGAGGTAGCGACCCTGGTGCGTCAGGGGAAAAGCAGCCAGGAGATTGCTGATGTCCTGGGGGTTTCCCTGGCGACCATCAGTTTTCATCGAAAAAAACTGCGCAGCAAACTGGGGCTGAGTAACAAAGGAACCAATCTGCGAACCTATCTCCTCAGCCTCACATAA
- a CDS encoding hydrogenase maturation protease, translating to MHISHKKIIGECPVDIVVLGCGNILLGDDGFGPAVVARLEQEKLSERVQVLDVGTSVRELLLDYLMAPALRPSLLFIVDATYQDQRSPGALVTCRPAELPCSKVHDFSLHQFPTVNLLVELEQETGIRVELVLAQASIIPEEIAPGLTPAMEHATELAVKMILKQINEYVTPFSSGTVVASSENVS from the coding sequence ATGCATATCTCGCACAAAAAAATTATAGGGGAGTGCCCCGTAGATATTGTGGTGCTGGGGTGCGGTAATATTCTGCTTGGAGATGATGGGTTTGGCCCGGCGGTGGTTGCTCGCCTGGAGCAGGAGAAACTTTCCGAACGTGTTCAGGTACTGGATGTGGGCACCTCTGTGCGGGAATTGTTGCTGGATTATCTCATGGCGCCTGCATTGCGCCCCAGTCTGCTCTTTATCGTCGATGCCACCTATCAAGATCAGCGATCCCCCGGTGCGCTTGTGACCTGTCGCCCGGCTGAACTGCCGTGCTCGAAGGTACATGACTTTTCGCTGCATCAGTTCCCCACGGTCAATCTGTTGGTGGAACTCGAGCAGGAAACGGGTATTCGGGTCGAGCTGGTCTTGGCCCAAGCAAGCATCATACCTGAAGAAATAGCCCCCGGGCTGACGCCTGCCATGGAACACGCCACAGAGCTGGCCGTTAAGATGATACTTAAACAAATAAACGAATATGTCACCCCTTTTTCCTCCGGCACAGTGGTTGCCTCTTCGGAGAATGTTTCATGA